In Spirochaetota bacterium, a single genomic region encodes these proteins:
- a CDS encoding nitronate monooxygenase, with translation MKTRITELFGIKYPIVMAGMSWISTPEMVAAVCNAGGIGILATGPLNKDTTRAAIRRIRELTNKPFAANTTLMFPGSKENAEVMLEEKVPVINFALGKGDWLCRAAHSYGGKVVATVVMEKHAVAAQAQGCDAVIATGHEAAAHGEEVTTMLLVPSIAKALKIPVIAAGGIADGRGLAAALSLGAEGVSMGTRFMTTKESPLHQNFKDLALQKTVYDTLFSKRFDGIFCRIMDAPGARRQLRAGLNPIQLLKALPNSSFIAKQMRMPYLKMFFGVLFSGWKTSKQLAYMANAFDMMSRATMDGDVKGGILPVGQSTGLVEDLPTVKALLDRMVREAEDVAKAVVKKMA, from the coding sequence ATGAAAACCAGAATCACGGAATTGTTCGGGATCAAGTATCCGATCGTCATGGCGGGGATGAGCTGGATCAGCACCCCCGAAATGGTGGCCGCAGTGTGCAACGCCGGGGGCATAGGGATACTCGCCACGGGACCGCTCAACAAGGACACCACCCGCGCGGCCATCCGCCGGATTCGCGAGCTCACCAACAAGCCCTTCGCCGCCAACACCACCCTCATGTTTCCCGGTTCTAAGGAGAACGCCGAGGTGATGCTCGAAGAGAAGGTGCCGGTCATCAACTTCGCGCTGGGCAAGGGAGACTGGCTGTGCCGCGCGGCTCATAGTTACGGCGGAAAGGTTGTCGCCACGGTGGTAATGGAAAAGCACGCGGTGGCCGCGCAGGCGCAGGGCTGTGACGCGGTGATCGCGACCGGCCACGAGGCGGCGGCGCACGGGGAAGAGGTCACCACTATGCTGCTGGTTCCCTCGATCGCGAAAGCGCTGAAGATTCCCGTGATCGCCGCGGGCGGCATCGCCGACGGCAGGGGTCTCGCGGCCGCGCTGTCGCTGGGGGCAGAGGGGGTCTCCATGGGCACCCGTTTCATGACCACGAAGGAAAGTCCCCTGCACCAGAACTTCAAGGACCTGGCGCTGCAAAAGACCGTGTACGACACCCTTTTCTCCAAGCGTTTCGACGGCATCTTCTGCCGCATCATGGACGCCCCCGGCGCGCGCAGGCAGCTCAGGGCCGGCCTCAACCCGATCCAGCTATTAAAAGCGCTGCCCAATTCGAGCTTCATAGCCAAGCAGATGCGCATGCCCTATCTGAAGATGTTCTTCGGCGTGCTCTTCTCCGGATGGAAGACTTCGAAACAACTCGCGTACATGGCCAACGCGTTCGACATGATGAGCCGCGCGACCATGGACGGCGACGTCAAGGGTGGAATTCTCCCCGTCGGCCAGTCAACGGGCCTGGTGGAAGACCTTCCGACCGTGAAGGCGCTTCTGGACCGGATGGTCAGGGAAGCGGAGGATGTAGCCAAGGCGGTAGTTAAAAAGATGGCGTAA
- a CDS encoding FAD-binding protein yields the protein MGLFLQGRRPRELHRQKRNQMKMEKLFEPITINGMTLANRTVMPAIATGYGNTDGTVTERLAAYLARRARGGTGLIISEACAVTPRGKGFPNEIGAWSDDLIPSLAKIPEAIHREGGRTALQLHHAGRESFEAAAGGKPESPSGIPSVILGQPCEAMSLERVAVVIDAYAKAAGRAKTAGFDAVEIHGAHGYLITQFLSPFSNQRTDAYGGSEENRMRFALEIAEAVRKEVGPDFPVLIRVSTDELIRGGYDLEFMKRLAPRLVAAGVNAIHASVGVYSTPGNLSIASMDTDAGFNLFRARALKEVVKVPVIGVGRITDPHLAEDALARGDADLISFGRQHLTDPDFVNKVKAGRFDDIRQCVSCNQGCIERLSFEMKSTTCTFNPEVGREYKGAPPKADPAKKIWVVGAGPAGLSAALAAMGRGHAVQVFEKEAEPGGQLQSATRPPHKKVFWTWIDWAIRQLANGKVNIQFGREVTRELLDQHKPDAVILAAGAYPSTPNIPGIKGSNVFDARDVLTEKAAVSGPVVILGAGYVGMETADFLEARGVPCTIVEMQPRYPVGKHTAHGFFLHKRIKEGGGTIIVSARVTKIEEGSVSFKKDEEEKTLPAASVITAMGAKPDNALEEILKGMGIPCLTVGDAKSPRRLLEAIHEGDHAGRTV from the coding sequence ATGGGGCTATTCCTGCAGGGTCGCCGACCTCGCGAATTACATCGCCAAAAAAGGAATCAAATGAAAATGGAAAAATTATTCGAGCCTATCACAATAAATGGCATGACCCTGGCTAACAGGACGGTCATGCCCGCCATCGCGACCGGGTACGGAAATACCGACGGAACCGTGACCGAACGACTCGCGGCCTATCTTGCCCGGCGGGCGAGGGGAGGGACGGGGCTCATTATTTCGGAGGCCTGTGCAGTTACCCCGCGCGGAAAGGGATTCCCCAACGAGATTGGCGCCTGGAGCGACGACCTCATTCCGAGCCTCGCGAAAATTCCCGAGGCCATTCACCGCGAAGGGGGCAGGACGGCCCTCCAGCTCCACCATGCCGGCCGGGAAAGCTTCGAGGCGGCTGCCGGCGGGAAGCCCGAGTCGCCGTCCGGCATCCCGAGCGTCATCCTGGGCCAGCCCTGCGAGGCGATGAGCCTGGAGCGCGTCGCCGTCGTGATCGACGCCTACGCGAAGGCGGCGGGCCGCGCGAAGACAGCCGGATTCGATGCCGTGGAGATCCACGGCGCCCACGGCTACCTGATCACGCAGTTTCTGTCCCCCTTTTCAAACCAGCGAACCGATGCCTACGGCGGCTCCGAGGAAAACAGGATGCGTTTCGCCCTCGAGATCGCGGAAGCCGTTCGCAAAGAAGTGGGACCAGATTTCCCCGTCCTCATCCGGGTGTCGACCGATGAGCTCATCCGCGGCGGATACGACCTCGAATTCATGAAGCGTCTTGCCCCGCGCCTCGTCGCCGCGGGCGTTAACGCCATTCACGCCTCCGTGGGCGTGTATTCGACGCCGGGGAACCTCAGCATCGCCTCCATGGACACGGACGCCGGTTTCAACCTCTTCCGCGCCAGGGCCCTGAAGGAAGTTGTAAAGGTGCCGGTCATAGGAGTCGGGCGGATCACCGATCCGCACCTGGCGGAGGATGCGCTCGCCCGCGGAGACGCGGACCTGATCAGCTTCGGCAGGCAGCACCTGACCGATCCCGATTTCGTGAACAAGGTGAAGGCCGGAAGGTTCGACGATATCCGGCAGTGCGTGTCCTGCAACCAGGGCTGCATCGAGCGCCTGAGCTTCGAGATGAAATCGACTACGTGTACCTTCAACCCGGAGGTCGGGAGGGAATACAAGGGCGCGCCGCCAAAAGCTGACCCGGCAAAAAAGATCTGGGTGGTCGGCGCGGGACCGGCGGGGCTCTCCGCCGCGCTCGCGGCAATGGGCCGCGGGCATGCGGTCCAGGTCTTCGAAAAGGAAGCCGAACCGGGCGGCCAGCTCCAGTCGGCAACCAGGCCGCCCCACAAAAAAGTTTTCTGGACCTGGATCGACTGGGCGATTCGGCAACTGGCTAATGGAAAAGTTAACATTCAGTTCGGCCGGGAAGTCACGCGGGAGTTGCTCGATCAACACAAGCCCGATGCGGTGATCCTCGCCGCGGGCGCGTATCCCTCAACGCCGAATATTCCCGGCATCAAGGGCTCAAACGTTTTCGACGCACGCGACGTCCTGACGGAAAAGGCCGCGGTAAGCGGCCCCGTCGTCATCCTGGGCGCGGGGTACGTGGGAATGGAAACGGCGGACTTCCTCGAAGCGCGCGGCGTTCCCTGCACCATCGTCGAGATGCAGCCCCGTTACCCGGTAGGCAAGCACACGGCCCACGGGTTCTTTCTCCATAAAAGAATAAAAGAGGGCGGGGGAACGATCATCGTCAGCGCCAGGGTGACGAAGATCGAAGAAGGTTCTGTTTCATTTAAAAAGGACGAGGAAGAAAAAACCCTGCCGGCCGCATCGGTGATCACGGCAATGGGTGCGAAGCCGGACAACGCTCTCGAGGAAATCCTGAAAGGCATGGGCATCCCCTGCCTGACCGTGGGCGACGCGAAAAGCCCCCGGCGATTGCTGGAAGCGATACATGAAGGCGATCATGCGGGGAGGACGGTGTAA
- a CDS encoding DUF2277 domain-containing protein: MCRNIKPLFNFDPPATEEEIRSSALQFVRKVSGFTHPSRANEEAFLVAVEEIAAVSRALLDSLKTTAPHRDRGEEAAKARARAARRFGD; the protein is encoded by the coding sequence ATGTGCAGGAACATTAAACCGCTTTTCAATTTCGACCCCCCGGCGACCGAGGAGGAGATACGCTCCTCGGCGCTGCAGTTCGTCAGGAAGGTGAGCGGCTTCACCCATCCATCCAGGGCGAACGAGGAGGCGTTCCTCGTCGCGGTCGAGGAGATCGCCGCGGTGTCCCGCGCCTTACTCGACTCGCTCAAAACCACGGCACCGCACCGCGACCGCGGGGAAGAGGCGGCAAAAGCGCGTGCGCGGGCGGCCCGGAGGTTCGGAGACTGA
- a CDS encoding zinc ribbon domain-containing protein, producing the protein MPVYEFICDECGNVFSEIRKIGDFSVGNCEKCGSSRVKKMISTFLNATLGASCTPSGGG; encoded by the coding sequence ATGCCTGTATATGAGTTTATCTGCGACGAATGCGGAAACGTGTTTTCCGAGATAAGGAAAATCGGCGATTTCAGCGTTGGTAACTGCGAGAAGTGCGGTTCGAGCAGGGTCAAGAAAATGATTTCGACCTTCCTGAACGCGACCCTCGGCGCATCATGCACCCCTTCGGGCGGGGGCTGA
- a CDS encoding glycyl-radical enzyme activating protein, protein MRNDTIKTPLVLEIRGNSLDDGPGIRSVVFFKGCPLSCAWCHNPESKSVHEEIAYDARECVGCDTCIPLCGRNALSRKNAGFIDRKKCDLCFACAQACPSGALARVGREMSVGEITEALLRDKPFYDTSGGGVTLSGGEPALFIEFVSALLAMLRKKRVHTLIETSGFFDYSNFAQRVLSNVDAIYFDIKLIDESTHWKYAGVPNARILENFRRLLADAARAKVELLPRTPLVPGITDTDSNLTGIADFLAGLGVKKAALMQYNPLWHDKAAKIGAADRYANDPAMGAWMDKQNLRRCRDIFKAKGIET, encoded by the coding sequence ATGAGAAATGATACCATAAAAACCCCCCTCGTCCTGGAAATCCGCGGGAACTCGCTGGATGACGGGCCGGGTATCCGCTCGGTGGTGTTCTTCAAGGGATGCCCGCTCTCGTGCGCCTGGTGCCACAATCCGGAGAGCAAGAGCGTCCACGAGGAGATCGCCTACGACGCGCGCGAGTGCGTCGGGTGCGATACCTGCATACCCCTGTGCGGGCGAAACGCGCTTTCCCGCAAAAACGCGGGTTTCATCGACCGGAAGAAATGCGATCTCTGCTTCGCGTGCGCCCAGGCCTGTCCCTCGGGCGCGCTCGCGCGGGTCGGCAGGGAGATGTCCGTCGGCGAAATTACGGAAGCGCTCCTCAGGGACAAGCCGTTCTACGATACCTCCGGCGGCGGGGTGACGCTCTCGGGGGGCGAGCCCGCGCTCTTCATCGAGTTCGTATCGGCACTGCTCGCGATGCTCAGGAAAAAAAGAGTCCATACCCTCATCGAGACGAGCGGTTTCTTCGATTATTCTAATTTCGCCCAACGGGTGCTTTCGAACGTGGACGCGATCTACTTCGACATCAAGCTTATCGATGAATCGACCCACTGGAAGTACGCGGGCGTCCCGAATGCGCGCATCCTGGAAAACTTCCGGCGCCTTCTCGCGGACGCTGCCCGCGCGAAGGTCGAGCTCCTTCCGCGCACGCCCCTCGTGCCCGGCATCACCGACACGGATTCCAATTTGACCGGCATCGCGGATTTCCTCGCGGGACTCGGGGTGAAGAAGGCGGCGCTCATGCAGTACAACCCGCTCTGGCACGACAAGGCCGCGAAGATCGGCGCGGCGGACCGTTACGCGAACGACCCCGCGATGGGCGCGTGGATGGATAAGCAGAATCTGCGGCGCTGCCGCGATATATTCAAAGCGAAGGGAATCGAAACTTGA
- a CDS encoding MaoC family dehydratase — protein MAFTVAPVAQLKEMIGEEKKSDWVEISQERINQFADCTEDHQFIHVDPEKAGSGPYGRTIAHGFLTLSMLTRLSSTDTWIAEGCKAVINYGFNKVRFVGPVPSGSKIQSVMKLAGIEEKENGKVLVTVTHTVSAEGAVKPSLIAEWLMMYIV, from the coding sequence ATGGCATTCACCGTAGCGCCCGTGGCACAACTAAAGGAAATGATCGGGGAAGAGAAAAAAAGCGACTGGGTTGAAATTTCCCAGGAAAGGATCAACCAGTTCGCCGATTGCACCGAGGACCATCAATTCATACACGTCGATCCCGAGAAGGCCGGGTCGGGACCCTATGGCCGTACCATTGCGCACGGATTCCTTACCCTTTCCATGCTTACGAGGCTGTCCAGCACGGATACGTGGATTGCCGAGGGCTGCAAGGCGGTGATCAACTACGGCTTCAACAAAGTGAGATTTGTCGGACCCGTGCCGTCCGGATCGAAGATTCAAAGTGTGATGAAACTCGCCGGCATCGAAGAGAAAGAAAACGGGAAGGTGCTCGTTACGGTGACGCACACGGTAAGTGCGGAAGGAGCGGTCAAGCCGTCGCTCATCGCCGAATGGCTTATGATGTATATAGTGTGA
- a CDS encoding enoyl-CoA hydratase/isomerase family protein, with amino-acid sequence MSITFTKEHNTVALVTMDSGENRQNPEFMSTMAAVLDEIEADESFKSVVLCSKHEKFWSVGIDVEWMGGVLAAGKKQEARDFVYSLNALSKRMLTYPMPLIAAIGGHTFGDGAMLALCCDFRFMKTDRGFFCFPEVDINIAFMPSMLDIIRKTIPAWFMEEMILTGRKVGAKELEDLHIVRKACANEEELLRESLAFAATFAKPRGIFAEHKKRMYKSSIDLMDSEDPAFIEPLNLTA; translated from the coding sequence ATGTCTATCACGTTTACGAAGGAACACAATACGGTCGCACTGGTCACCATGGATTCTGGGGAGAACCGCCAGAATCCGGAGTTCATGAGCACTATGGCCGCCGTCCTGGACGAGATCGAGGCCGATGAGTCGTTCAAGTCAGTGGTGCTGTGCTCGAAACACGAAAAGTTCTGGTCGGTGGGGATCGACGTCGAATGGATGGGGGGGGTGCTGGCAGCGGGCAAAAAGCAGGAGGCGCGCGATTTTGTCTACTCGCTCAACGCTCTTTCAAAGCGCATGCTGACCTATCCCATGCCCCTGATCGCCGCCATCGGGGGACATACGTTCGGTGACGGGGCCATGCTGGCCCTCTGCTGCGATTTCCGCTTTATGAAGACCGACCGGGGCTTTTTCTGCTTCCCCGAGGTGGATATCAACATTGCCTTCATGCCGTCCATGCTGGATATCATCAGGAAGACGATACCCGCATGGTTCATGGAGGAGATGATTCTCACCGGCCGCAAGGTGGGGGCGAAGGAGCTCGAGGATCTCCACATCGTACGGAAGGCCTGCGCCAACGAGGAGGAGCTTCTCAGGGAGTCGCTGGCATTCGCCGCGACCTTCGCCAAGCCCAGGGGAATCTTCGCCGAACACAAGAAAAGGATGTATAAGTCATCCATTGACCTTATGGACAGCGAGGACCCGGCTTTTATCGAGCCCCTCAACCTGACCGCGTAA
- the gap gene encoding type I glyceraldehyde-3-phosphate dehydrogenase, which yields MIRVGINGFGRIGRQVLKAIMERHGKTLQVVAINDLFDVETNAHLFQFDTNYGQFAGDIKVKKDAFVINGQTIKSFKMRDPASIPWDDVGADLVVESTGLFLAKAEASAHMHGGAKKVIISAPAKDEDITIVMGVNHGNYVPSKHHVISNASCTTNCLAPPAMVMHNAFGIEKGWMTTVHSYTNDQRILDLPHKDLRRARAAALNIIPTTTGAAKAVSLVLPELKGRIDGYSLRVPTPTVSVVDLSVLLAKDTTTEELRDALVKASRASLKGIMACENRRLVSSDFKGNPYSSIVDLEFTQVIQKNMAKLVTWYDNEWGYSCRVADLANYIAKKGIK from the coding sequence ATGATACGCGTGGGAATCAACGGCTTCGGCCGGATCGGACGGCAGGTGTTAAAGGCGATCATGGAGCGCCATGGCAAGACCCTTCAGGTGGTCGCGATAAACGATCTCTTCGACGTTGAAACGAATGCGCACCTGTTCCAGTTCGATACTAACTACGGCCAGTTCGCGGGGGATATCAAAGTAAAGAAGGACGCCTTCGTGATAAACGGCCAGACGATAAAGAGCTTCAAGATGCGGGACCCGGCGAGCATCCCCTGGGACGACGTGGGAGCGGATCTCGTGGTGGAATCGACCGGTCTCTTCCTGGCGAAGGCGGAGGCGTCGGCCCATATGCACGGCGGGGCGAAGAAGGTGATCATATCGGCCCCGGCGAAGGACGAGGACATCACCATCGTCATGGGCGTGAATCACGGCAACTACGTACCGTCGAAGCATCATGTGATATCGAACGCCTCCTGCACCACGAACTGCCTCGCGCCCCCGGCCATGGTGATGCACAACGCCTTCGGGATAGAGAAGGGCTGGATGACCACGGTGCATTCCTACACCAACGACCAGAGGATCCTCGACCTTCCGCACAAGGACCTGCGGCGCGCACGTGCGGCGGCGCTCAACATCATCCCGACCACGACGGGGGCGGCCAAGGCGGTATCCCTGGTCCTCCCGGAGCTCAAGGGACGCATAGACGGATACTCCCTGCGCGTACCCACGCCCACGGTATCGGTGGTGGACCTTTCGGTGTTGCTCGCGAAGGATACCACGACGGAGGAGCTCAGGGACGCGCTCGTCAAGGCGTCCCGCGCCTCCCTCAAGGGAATCATGGCGTGCGAGAACCGGAGGCTTGTGTCGTCGGACTTCAAGGGCAATCCCTATTCCTCGATCGTGGACCTCGAGTTCACCCAGGTGATACAGAAGAACATGGCCAAGCTCGTCACCTGGTACGACAACGAATGGGGCTATTCCTGCAGGGTCGCCGACCTCGCGAATTACATCGCCAAAAAAGGAATCAAATGA
- a CDS encoding RNA pseudouridine synthase, producing the protein MFTLIHTSDEFIVISKKAGVSFHGDDTAMSLDDAIRAQLGITELYALHRLDNLTSGLLVFARTRAAVRELAAQFRLRQIEKFYLAIGGSHPKKKQGLVMGDMKKGRNGTWILAHTHARPAITRFYSTSLQPGLRLYLVRLYTGRTHQIRVALKSVSAPVLGDTQYCKKIPVGIEPDRGYLHSYALAFTLGGVRYKFINPPDEGRYFLSTEFKEALARLGEDPWTLKWPGRMESH; encoded by the coding sequence ATGTTTACCCTCATCCACACCAGCGATGAATTCATCGTAATAAGCAAGAAGGCCGGGGTGTCCTTTCACGGGGACGATACGGCGATGTCCCTTGACGACGCGATCCGCGCCCAGCTTGGCATCACGGAACTGTACGCCCTGCACCGCCTGGACAACCTCACCTCTGGGCTCCTGGTCTTCGCGCGTACGCGCGCGGCCGTACGGGAGCTCGCGGCCCAGTTCCGCCTGCGCCAGATCGAGAAGTTCTACCTGGCGATCGGCGGGTCGCATCCCAAAAAGAAGCAGGGGCTCGTCATGGGCGATATGAAAAAGGGCCGCAACGGGACCTGGATCCTGGCGCATACCCATGCGCGCCCGGCGATCACCCGCTTCTACAGCACATCCTTGCAGCCGGGCCTCCGGCTTTACCTGGTCCGCCTCTACACCGGGCGTACCCACCAGATCCGGGTGGCGCTCAAGTCCGTAAGCGCCCCGGTCCTGGGGGACACTCAGTATTGTAAAAAGATACCAGTGGGAATAGAGCCCGACAGGGGATACCTGCACTCTTACGCCCTCGCCTTCACGCTGGGCGGGGTGCGATATAAATTCATCAACCCGCCCGACGAGGGACGCTATTTTCTTTCTACAGAATTCAAGGAGGCGCTTGCGCGCCTGGGAGAGGATCCGTGGACGCTGAAATGGCCGGGGAGGATGGAATCACATTAG
- a CDS encoding DUF362 domain-containing protein — protein MKKSPVKKKAKGSEKTAGKAKPRVIVRLCDEYDPPRIQEIIRESMDELGMKPRGKVFIKPNVVSANKNYIHNSFTEPSVVESAIKVLKGQGVPDITVGESGGFGIPSRLFLKEAGYLEMGARLGVRVIDLNEHPVDRVELKKGKWHKSMLLARDIKDADFKIWMPKLKFHIFAQVTHALKLNIGILQHAERMLFHDHRIHEKIVDLLEVGYPDLVITDAIDITYGYESAPYPVHLGALIIANDPVAADTVTAHIMGYRPEEVQHLKIASQRGYGSISLKDISVEGDADIDKLRAKPKGQTRLFQHLNELDTPIQFYTGHAPDTSVLCDGGCEGAVKGCLGTIEKRRPGSLKKAKKGAIVQGIYKGDVIMPDGPVLLLGDCTRVEGKLDAKKIYRVKGCPIGVKVLFMKIPFLFGLPNPMFDTRDSVLFVYNSVVKGMSIALNRYVLRR, from the coding sequence ATGAAAAAGAGTCCGGTTAAGAAGAAGGCGAAGGGGAGCGAAAAGACGGCGGGAAAGGCGAAGCCCCGCGTGATCGTGAGGCTCTGCGACGAGTACGATCCCCCCCGCATCCAGGAGATCATCCGCGAGTCCATGGATGAGCTGGGCATGAAGCCCCGCGGCAAGGTGTTCATCAAGCCGAATGTGGTATCGGCGAATAAAAACTACATTCACAATTCTTTCACCGAGCCCTCGGTCGTGGAATCGGCCATTAAGGTCCTGAAAGGCCAGGGGGTGCCCGATATCACCGTGGGCGAATCGGGCGGGTTCGGCATTCCGTCGCGCCTGTTCCTGAAAGAAGCGGGCTACCTCGAGATGGGGGCGCGCCTGGGCGTGAGGGTCATCGACCTGAACGAGCACCCCGTGGACCGCGTGGAGCTCAAGAAAGGGAAGTGGCACAAATCGATGCTCCTCGCGCGCGACATTAAAGACGCCGATTTCAAGATCTGGATGCCCAAGCTCAAGTTCCACATCTTCGCCCAGGTCACGCACGCGCTCAAGCTCAACATCGGGATCCTCCAGCACGCGGAGCGCATGCTCTTCCACGATCACCGCATCCACGAGAAGATCGTCGACCTGCTCGAGGTCGGGTACCCCGATCTCGTGATCACCGACGCGATCGACATCACCTACGGGTATGAATCGGCGCCGTATCCCGTGCACCTGGGGGCGCTCATCATCGCGAACGACCCGGTCGCCGCCGACACCGTGACGGCGCACATCATGGGCTACAGGCCGGAGGAGGTGCAGCACCTCAAGATCGCGTCCCAGCGCGGCTACGGTTCGATCAGCCTTAAAGACATATCGGTCGAGGGCGATGCCGACATCGACAAACTTCGCGCGAAGCCCAAGGGCCAGACGCGCCTCTTCCAGCACCTGAACGAGCTCGATACCCCCATACAATTCTACACCGGCCATGCGCCCGACACCAGCGTACTCTGCGACGGCGGGTGCGAGGGCGCGGTGAAGGGCTGCCTGGGCACCATAGAGAAACGGCGTCCCGGCTCCCTGAAAAAAGCGAAGAAGGGCGCGATCGTGCAGGGAATCTACAAGGGCGACGTCATCATGCCCGACGGTCCCGTGCTCCTTCTGGGTGACTGCACCCGCGTGGAAGGCAAACTCGATGCAAAGAAGATTTATCGCGTCAAGGGGTGTCCTATCGGGGTGAAGGTGCTGTTCATGAAGATCCCGTTCCTGTTCGGCCTTCCCAACCCCATGTTCGACACGCGCGACTCGGTGCTCTTTGTCTACAACAGCGTGGTGAAGGGAATGAGCATCGCGTTGAACAGGTACGTGCTGAGAAGGTAA
- a CDS encoding 1-acyl-sn-glycerol-3-phosphate acyltransferase, whose protein sequence is MRQYKFLYYPYQLYKYLVYMPLLVASTIFCGTFAALLAIFVGPRTGSFMGIVWSRFNCLVTPMPVRVFGKENIDPKRSYILAVNHQSQFDIFVMYGFFPQDFRWVMKAELRKVPFLGYSCYKIGHIFIDRKNTQAALEQINAAKKRITGGTSVIFFPEGTRSYSGELGEFKKGAFKFALDMGLPVLPVTIIGTRNVLPNNSIDLFPGRAVMAIHKPIETAGYHDANIQELMDLTKASIQKGLDEYGKK, encoded by the coding sequence ATGCGCCAGTATAAATTTCTCTACTACCCCTATCAACTCTACAAATATCTCGTCTACATGCCGCTGCTCGTTGCGTCCACGATTTTCTGCGGCACGTTCGCGGCGCTTCTGGCGATATTCGTGGGTCCCCGGACCGGGAGCTTCATGGGGATCGTCTGGTCGCGCTTCAACTGCCTGGTGACGCCCATGCCCGTGCGTGTCTTCGGGAAGGAGAATATCGACCCGAAACGGTCGTACATTCTCGCCGTGAACCACCAGAGCCAGTTCGATATCTTCGTGATGTACGGCTTCTTCCCCCAGGATTTCCGCTGGGTCATGAAGGCGGAACTGCGCAAGGTCCCCTTCCTGGGTTATTCATGCTACAAGATAGGGCACATCTTCATAGACCGCAAGAACACGCAGGCGGCGCTCGAGCAGATCAACGCCGCGAAGAAGCGCATCACCGGCGGTACGAGCGTCATCTTCTTCCCCGAGGGAACGCGCTCCTACTCGGGCGAGCTGGGCGAGTTCAAGAAGGGCGCCTTCAAGTTCGCCCTGGACATGGGGCTCCCGGTGCTTCCCGTCACGATCATCGGGACGCGGAACGTGCTCCCCAACAACTCGATCGATCTTTTCCCCGGCAGGGCGGTCATGGCCATCCACAAACCTATCGAGACCGCGGGCTACCACGACGCCAACATCCAGGAGCTCATGGACCTCACGAAGGCATCCATCCAGAAGGGGCTGGACGAGTACGGGAAGAAATAG
- a CDS encoding MarR family transcriptional regulator — translation MMGLKAELRLQKDFASPQLEALLGIYYTASMIKKRADTFFGDFGLTDVQYNLMNLLHYESGPKGGISQAQLGEMMMVNRANVTTLIDRMEKSALVVRTTHKTDRRLKIVKLTPKGEKLFLKVRPFYIKQINMAMSSLDESELKVLDRMLERVRNNVRDPK, via the coding sequence ATGATGGGCTTAAAGGCCGAACTAAGATTACAGAAAGACTTCGCATCGCCGCAGCTTGAAGCGCTCCTGGGCATCTACTACACGGCGTCGATGATTAAAAAACGGGCGGACACGTTTTTCGGAGACTTTGGTCTCACCGACGTGCAATACAATCTTATGAACCTGCTCCATTACGAAAGCGGCCCCAAGGGCGGCATCAGCCAGGCACAGCTTGGCGAAATGATGATGGTCAACCGCGCGAATGTGACCACCCTGATCGACCGGATGGAGAAGTCGGCCCTGGTGGTCCGCACCACCCACAAGACCGACCGCAGGCTTAAAATCGTCAAGCTGACACCAAAGGGCGAAAAGCTCTTCCTGAAAGTGAGACCGTTCTATATCAAGCAGATAAATATGGCGATGTCGTCCCTTGACGAATCCGAGCTTAAGGTCCTCGACCGGATGCTGGAAAGGGTGCGCAACAACGTCAGGGACCCAAAATGA
- a CDS encoding GAF domain-containing protein has product MKDKETNYFKSLYEVVRVIHSSLDVNIVLEEIVKSVVGALNVKASSIRLLESRRKVLIMGAAFGLSKSYIKKGPVLVKESGLDQKVLKGQLIYIKDVQNDPDFQYGAVAKTEGIKSLIVAPLSTGKKVIGMLRVYTDKVREFKKEEIQFLEAVANLSALALDNARLHQVLQTDYDLLVAHKYRLDDN; this is encoded by the coding sequence TTGAAAGACAAAGAAACGAACTATTTCAAATCCCTGTATGAAGTCGTGCGCGTCATCCACTCTTCGCTGGACGTCAATATCGTGCTCGAGGAGATCGTAAAATCGGTGGTGGGCGCGCTGAATGTAAAGGCGTCATCGATACGCCTTCTCGAATCGCGGAGAAAGGTGCTCATCATGGGTGCGGCGTTCGGGCTTTCGAAAAGCTATATTAAAAAAGGGCCCGTGCTCGTGAAGGAAAGCGGTCTCGACCAGAAAGTCCTCAAGGGCCAGCTCATCTACATCAAGGACGTCCAGAACGATCCGGATTTCCAGTACGGCGCGGTGGCAAAGACCGAGGGGATCAAGTCCCTCATCGTCGCGCCCCTGTCGACCGGAAAAAAGGTGATCGGCATGCTCCGCGTGTATACGGACAAGGTGAGGGAATTCAAAAAAGAAGAAATCCAGTTCCTGGAGGCGGTGGCGAACCTGAGCGCGCTTGCGCTCGACAACGCGCGTCTTCACCAGGTTCTGCAAACCGACTACGACCTGCTCGTGGCCCATAAATACCGGCTCGATGACAATTAA